The sequence ACCGTCACCGACCCCGCCACCGGCGAGGACCGCGAGGTCCTCGTCGACGACAAGGACTGGTCGCCCGAGCAGGGCCCGCAGGACGGCATCGGCAACACCTACTCCCAGGAACTGGTCTGGGCGCTGTTCGGCAACTACCGCACCGCCGCCCAGCTCCTCGGCAAGGACGCCGGCTTCGCCCGGACCATCGGCGGCCTGCGCGACCGGCTCTACCTGCCGCGGATCAGCCCGGCCAACGGCTGGCTGGAGGAGTGGATGTCGCCGGACAACCTCGGCGAGGACCAGCACCGCCACCTCTCCCCGCTGATCGGGTTCTTCCCCGGTGACCGCATCACCCTCGACTCCTCGCCGGCCGACCTCGTCGCCGCCGTCCGCGCGCTGCTCACCGCCCGCGGCATGGACAGCTACGGCTGGGCCAACGCCTGGCGCGCTCTGTGCTGGGCCCGGCTGCACGACGCGGAGAAGGCGTACCAGCTGGTCACCACCAACCTGCGGCCCTCCACCGCGGACAGCAACGGCTCCGCGCTGAACTTCTTCGACATCTACCAGCTCGGGCAGGACAGCAGCGTCTTCCAGATCGACGCCAACTTCGGCACGCCGTCGGCGATGGTGGAGATGCTGGTGTACTCCCGGCCGGGCCGGATCGAGTTGCTGCCCGCGCTGCCGAAGGCGTGGGCGGACAGCGGCCACATCACCGGCGTCGGTGCCCGCGGCGGCTTCACCGTGGACCTGACCTGGCGCGACGGGCGGGTGCGGCAGGCCGTGATCCGCAGTGTGGGCGGCCACAGCACCGAAGTGGTGGCGGGCGGCACGGTCCACACGGTGCGGACGGCGCCGGGCCGCAGCGTCACCCTGCGGTTCTGAGCGCCCGAGCCGGTTCCGGGCGCCCGAGCCGTACGGCTCAGGTTCCGGGCGCCCGAGCCGTACGGCTCAGCTCTTGCCGATCACCGCGAACATCAGCCACAGGAAGAACGCCATGAAGTGTGCCACCGCGACGTACACCAGGACGCGCAGGATCACCGCGCGCTCCTTGTGCTTCTCGGTGCTGTCGAGGGCCGGCACGACCACGACGACGGGCACGGACTCCGCCTCGGGACCGGCCGGGCCGGGACCGGGCTGCGGGGTCGGCGCGGGCTTTGCGGTGGGCTCGAGCGCGGGGTGGGCGCGCGGCTCGGCGGGGTTCGTGGTCATGAACGGCCTCCTCGGGGGTCGGCGGGCTCGCGCGGCACGACGCACAGTGCCGACGTCTCGCTCT comes from Streptomyces sp. NBC_00448 and encodes:
- a CDS encoding DUF6126 family protein, with the translated sequence MTTNPAEPRAHPALEPTAKPAPTPQPGPGPAGPEAESVPVVVVVPALDSTEKHKERAVILRVLVYVAVAHFMAFFLWLMFAVIGKS